The Brumimicrobium sp. genomic interval GCCGCAGCTCTTTATCCTACAAAATTAGCTCAAGAAGCAGGTTATCAGCAGATCATTTGGACAGATGGGCAAACTCACGAATATATAGAAGAAGCTGGAACCATGAATGTCTTGTTTGTAAAAGATGGGAAATTAATTTCTCCAGCAGAGTCAGAGACCATTTTGGCTGGAATCACAAAGAGAAGTTTGATAGAAGTAGCTCAGTCTAAAGGTATTCAAGTTGAAGAACGTAAAATTTCTGTAAAAGAAATAATTGAAGGGATAAAAGATGGCTCTGTGACTGAAGCATTTGGAGCAGGAACAGCTGCTACAGTGGCTCCAATTAAATTAATTGGGTTCAGAGGAGAGAATTATCACTTAGCACCGATTACAGATGGTTCCATGTCACAACAACTAAAAAATACGCTAGATGATATCAAATATGGTAGAGTAGAAGATACCTTTGGTTGGTTGAAAGAAATAAATTAAATTTTCGTAAAATCAGGTTTAGAATTTTCTAAATAACCTACTTGGAGAATAAATACAAAATTTATTTAGCAAAATTATTTATTACTTCCAAGAGTTGTGTATTCTCAATATCGTGTTTTCCTTCGAATGTTAGGAAATGAGTTGAGTACAACTGTTCAGCATAAAAGGCTCGAAGTTCTTCAATATGATCTTTGAAGTATTCGTCATCTTCTCCTACAATGAAATAATTAGTGGAGTTAAAGAGTTCACTTTCATTCTCCTCTATATGGAGGTCGGGTGGGAATACGCTAGCCCATAAAACAAAATGATTAGCATGAAAACTCCCATATTGATGCCAGCGCGCTGCTGTAGCCCCTCCTTGCGAGAATCCAAGTAGAATTTTATTTTTAAATTGTTTTTTATCGAGTAATTGCTTGGCTAGTTGATCGAGATAGTTCATATTATCTTGAATATCATCTAAACGTGCTTCTTTCGTCATCCAAGTTGCTCCGACACGTCCACTAGTACCATTTTTATAAAATCGATTTAATCCTTCCGGTGCTACAACAAAATTTTTGTTTGGATCTAGTCCATGAAATTTATGAATAAAATAATAGGGAAGTTGTGCATAACCATGTAGAACTATCCAAATGTTTTCAGCAGTTTCAAAGTTTCCATAAGTAAAATAGCGTGCTGTTTTCTGTACGGTAAGATGATGTTCCATTATTTGATCTTTAAATCCAATATCTTTTCACCTTCTATGTATCCAACTAAATGGTCTCCAATCTGGACAGGGCCTACACCAGCGGGTGTGCCAGTAAAAATTAAATCTCCTATTTTTAATGTCATAAATTGAGAGATATAAGCAATTAACTTGTCAACAGTAAACAGCATGTCTTTTGTATTTCCTTGTTGTACAACTTCACCATTCTTTTCTAAGTGAAACTGAATATCTTGTATATTCTTTCCTTGAATAGGGATGAATGTATCTCCTATAGGAGCGCTGTGCTCAAAGGATTTTGCAATTTCCCATGGCAGACCTTTAGCCTTACAAATATCTTGTAAGTCACGCGCCGTAAAATCTATACCCAGTGTCATAGAATCATAGTAATCATGGGCAAATTTTTCAGCTATATTTTTTCCTACTCTAGTGATTTTAATAACTATTTCACATTCATGGTGTAAGTTTTGAGTGAATTCAGGATAGTAAAAAGGGTTTTTCTTTGGAAGTAAGGCGGTATCTGGTTTCATAAAAAAGACAGGCGCCTGTGGAACTTCTGCATTCATTTCTTTTGCATGATTCACGTAGTTACGACCAATACAAATGATTTTCATATTACTTATTAAATTTGTTTTTAAGCGCCTCAAGTTTATTTTCCATACGTTGTGTTTCTTTTTCTTTATAGATAGTTTTTTGTTCTTGACGATGGTTTTTGATTCTATCCATTTCTTTTTTTAACACTGCTTTTGTATGTAGAGGAAAATTACCATTTAACATCCATCCATAATAACCCGGTTCAATCTTATCTACTTCTTCAATTGTTTTTCCTTTGTGTTTACCGAAGTTATAGCTAATTTTTCCTTGCTCATTTTTAGCTAATCTTCCAGCAAAATCTACAATTTCAAATTTATTATTTACAGAAAAATCTGACAGGAAATCTACATTATTTTCCAATTCATTATAACGAGAGATTTGTGCCTCTAATACTTCCCATGTAGCAGTCACATCGGCTAAAGCGCTGTGTGCATTTTCTAAATCTTTCTTACAATAGAATTTATATGCTGCTACAAGGGTACGTTGCTCCATCTTATGAAAAATATTCTGCACATCGATGAACTTACGAGCATTCATGTCAAAGACATGTTCAATTCGTAAAAATTCTTCTGCTAGTAACGGAATATCGAATTTATTAGAATTGTATCCAGCTAAATCGGCACTTCCGATAAACTCGGCAATTTGATTTGCTACATCTTTGAAAGTAGGGCAATCCTTTATGTCTTGATTGGTTATGCCATGGATTTCAGAGCTTTCTTTTGGTATTTCTATTTCAGGGTTTATTCGTAAAGTTAAGTTGTCTTTCTCTCCTTTAGGGGAAATCTTCAAAATCGAAATCTCAATAATTCTATCTGTGGAAATATCTAAACCAGTTGATTCGATATCAAAAACACACAGGCTATTTGTTAATTTTATATTCATTTGACTACAATAAAAAGTGGGTCAATTGACCCACTTTATTCATATAACAAATATCGAATCTTTCAATCAAATATACAAGTTGAAAGCAATATTATTAATCCTTTATTTCAGCGTCTTTAGATTGTTGTAGATTAGTTGGCAAATCATTTATATTTGAACCGGATAATTCTATTACCACAAACTGATATGGTATATATTTCTTAACTTCAGTTTGCATACCTCTTTGGTATTCTGGTCCATTTACACTGACATCTCTTATCTTAATTGTCACTTTACCCTTAATGTCACTAAATGTATTTATATGATTATTAAGGATTTTAACGATATTATTAGCTCTTGTTTGTGCTAATTCCATATTGTTTTTAAACTTGGAAGTAGTCACTTTAGAGGCAGATGCATCCACATAAAGAATGAATTCTTTTCTTCCTTTTTTCACTTGGTCATGCATAATATCAAATAATTCTTTCAAGTGACCATTATTTGGATCTACTTCATTGTTATTATAACCAAAGTAGTGTTTAATACCAAATGGAAGGAAATTACCAGCATGGATGAATTCTAAATCAAGGATAAAGTCTTTCTTCACAGTAGGTTCTTCAGGTTCACAGTCTGTTCTGAACGTTTCTTTGTAAAATACTTCTCCTCCTTTATCAAAAGTAACTTCATATTCATGACAAGGTTGAAGTTTAGAAGCATAGTCACCTGAATTTTTATCAAATGGAGTAATAATAGCTTCATTATTATCTTCGCAATCTAAGCAGCGGATTTTAAATACCACATCATCAGGAATATTCTCATTATTTCTAGCAATCACTTTACCATTTATATCTAATTCTCCAATGGCAGTTTCCACTTCTTCAATTTGAATGACGATATCTTTCTTGATTTCTTGATAACCTTTTTCACATTCTGTATTAAACGTCTCTCGTTGAAGCTCTTCTCCTTTTTGTGTTACAATCATTTCGTAATCACGGCAAGGATCGAGTGTAGAGAAAAATCCTCCATCTTCTGGGCGTAAATAAATTTCGCGCGTTTTTAATTGTTCGTCTCCACAATTTTTACAATTTAAAGTAATTAAGAAATCTTCAAATAAAAGAGGTTCTCCATTGGATGTAGATACATTTCCCAATAATACTTTAGCATTTTTTACTTTAAGGTTTTCTGCTTCAACTCTGTAGATGTCTTTTTCTCCTATTCCTCCTTCTCTGTATGAGGTATAGTAGCCCACTGTTCCATCAGCTATTGAGGTGAAATAGATATCATCTCCGGTTGAGTTAAGAGGATACCCTAAGTTAATAGGAGTACTCCATTGTTGTGTATTCGGATCTAAAACTGAAACGAAAATGTCAAAACCTCCCATGCTGTTTTTTCCATTAGAAGCAAAATAAAGTGTAGTATTATCAACAGCTATGAAGGGACCATCCTCATCGTATTCTGTGTTAATTGTTGGACCTAAATTGGATGGTTCACTCCATTTTCCATCAGGAAGTTTAGTGATTCGGTAGATATCTCTACCTCCATAACCACCTTCTCTATCAGAAGTAAAATAACCATATTGACCATCTGCACTAAATGCAATATGAGGTTCCCATGCATCTGTATTTACTCCTTTTATATCAAGAGGTTTTAGTTCTCCATAGCCTTTTTGCTCAAATTTACTAGTGTAGATATCTCCATTTCCTTCATCATCTTTATAGAAGTATACTGTCCGTCCATCAGGAGCCATATAAACGGAAGCTTCGTTTCTATCTAATCTTGAAAAGGTCATCAGTTCAGCCTCTTCCCAGCCGTCAAAATCTGTCCTTAGCGCACGATAAACATCTTCTAAATAGAGAGTTGTACCTGGCTCTTTATAATCTAAATTTAGACTATCTAATCTAAGTCTGCGAGATGTAAAAAATAAGGTAGTCCCATCTAATGAAATAACTGGGGAATAATCGGCGTATTTTGAGTTAATATTATCAGATAGATTATCAATTTTGTAGTTGCTCGGGTTCTTCATGTATTCTTTTGCATTATCGCATTGAACCATATATAAGTTAGTCTGAGCTATTAATTCAGGATCTCTTGATTTAGAATCTAAGAATATTTGGTAGTTTTCCTTTGCTTTATCTATATTATCAGTGAGATGGTAACATCTAGCTAGATAAAAGAATACAACTGTAGGGGATTTCTTTTCAGATGTAGAGAAGAAATCAAAATTCTTTTTAGTTCCTGTTGCTGCCTTTTCAAAATAAGGTATAGCTTCTGATGGGCTATGGAAAATGGAATTAAATAAGCCTAATCCTTTTCTAAATTGGAAATTTAGATTCTCAGGATCCATTCCAAGTAGTTTGTTGGCTATAGTAATACTTTGGTCATATCTATTATTTAATATAGCTTCTGTATTACGTTGAACAAGTTGTTTTTTAGTTGCGGTACTAATGAAATCTTCTGGCAAATCATTATCCTGTGCATACACAAAAGATAGGGGGAAGATAGTAATTAGGAGAAGTGATAAATTTTTCATTTTGCTGATTATGAAGGTAAAAATAATGAACTTATTATTAAGTTCATTATTTTTTTTGATTTTTTCAGTTATATTTTTGTGCTTGGATCAAAAGCTTCCAAATATTTTGCCACTCTTGTAACAAATTGACCTCCTAAAGCACCATCAACAACTCTATGGTCGTATGAGTGAGATAGGAACATTTTGTAACGGATTCCGATAAAATCTCCCTCTGGAGTTTCTATTACTGCAGGAACTTTACGAATAGAGCCTGTTGCTAAAATAGCTACTTGTGGTTGGTTAATAATAGGAGTTCCCATTACATTTCCAAAGGTACCTACATTAGTTAATGTATATGTGCCACCTGAAATTTCATCTGATGATAATTTATTGTTTCTAGCCTTATTAGCTAATTCATTTACTTTTTTAGCTAGTCCTAATAAATTTAATTGATCGGCATCTTTAATAACAGGAACAATCAAATTTCCAGAAGGTAAAGCAGCAGCCATACCAATATTAATATGCTTACGCTGAATAATTTTATCCCCATCAATACTTACGTTAACACCAGGGAAATCTTTAATAGCTTTTGTTACAGCATCAATGAAAATAGGTGTGAACGTAAAGTTTTCGCCTTCACGAGCTTCAAATTCTTTTTTAATTTTATTTCTCCAGTTCCAAATTGTTGTTACATCTGCTTCAACAAAAGAAGTAACGTGAGGAGAAGTATGTTTAGAACGAACCATGTGTTCAGCAATCATCTTTCGCATACGATCCATTTCTATAATTTCATCTCCTTCCATCAATGGAATGCTGACAGATTGCGTAATCTCCTTAACAACTGGAGTGTTGTTTGAAATAGTCACTTGAGGAGTAGCTGGTTTTTCAACAGCAACTGTAGTTTGTCCTCCTCTGTTTTCAATATAATCAAAAATATCTTTTTTAGTAACACGGTCATTTTGTCCGCTTCCCTTAATAGCTTCTAATTCTCCCATGGAAATACCTTCTTTGCTAGCGATACTTCTTACTAAAGGAGAATAGAATCTGCCACTAGGGCTATCCTTTCCAATTTCAATATGGTTATTTATAACTGATGTTGTAGCATCATTTACAGTTTTTTCAATAGTAGCAACTGCAACAGGAGTTTCTTCTATTACAGAAGTTTCAACAGCAGCACTACCATCTGTAGAAATAATAGCGATAACATCACCAACTTGAGCAACCTCATCAACTTTGAAAAGAATTTTAACTAATGTGCCTGTAGCTTCAGAAGGTAGTTCGTTATCTACTTTGTCTGTTGCCACCTCTACAAGTGGTTCGTCCATAGCTACGGTGTCTCCCACATTTTTTAACCAATTTGTAATTGTTGCTTCGGTAACACTTTCTCCCATTTTGGGTAGGCGAATTTCTACTTGTGACATATCTTTATTTATAGGGTTATAATTCTATTTTTTTTTGGTTCACAAAAGTAATTATTTTTTTCTGTCTTTACAAACCTTCTCTCGTTTTATCTATCTAATTTTTTTCGATTTTGCCATAGAATTTTAATGTCTGTAAAGACCTTATAATCTCTAGCATAAATAAGATTTAGCTTTGAATTTAAAGCCATATTTTTTATGAGTAAGGGATTATTGTCTTGATCGATAGGGGTCAAAATACCTGACTTAATATTTGGTAAACCTATATTTGAAACCGTGTTTTCTTCTATAAAATAACCTATCCATGATTTCTTACCAAAAAGGACATTTAAGCAATTTCTCAGGAATTTAATCCTATTAGCATAAAACCAGATAATTATTGGGCTTATTAAAAGAAGAAGGAGAGAAGTTATTATATCGAGTGTCCTCTTGTTTCGTTTATTAGATGACTTAGAAATATTTTCTATTTCCATTAGATAGATATCGCCTGCTGTGTCAACCGAATTACTTCCAATAAGGTACATGCTATTTGGTTGCGCAATCTTAAACTCAACCTTGTCAGCAGTTTTAGACATGAAGTTGATGATAGTTTCTGAAGAAGTATTTTTAGCACAAAATATTACCTCATCAATATTATGTATGTCTATGACTTGATCCAATTGATTTAATGTTCCACTATTAGTTGCATTTTTCTCTTCTGTGGGAGAAACGCTATGTATGGAGTTGATTTTATGCGCGCTATTCTTTAAAATTAACTGAACTCTTTCTACTTCTTCTTCATCCCCTACGATAGCAAAATTTTTATTTTTAATTCCTTGTAGATTGTATCTTTGACCTAATAGAAGATGCATAAAAAAGCGGGAGATAATAAAATAACAGAAAGTAAGAGTTGCTCCTAGCAGAATAAATAAACGAGAAAATTGAACTTCCTTCGGGAGTAGAGCATAAATAACAAGAATAATAATGGTTCCAACCAAAGTACCATAGAAATAGGATTTTAATTTTACAGGAAAATCATAAGAACCAGTATATAAATTGACAATTAACCAAGTGAGTGAGTACCCAGGAAGCGCATATTTTAAAATAGCATAAGGTAATTGAATATGTCCCTGTTTCCATAAGAGAGATAATGAGAATAATATGGATATAATAGCAACAAAATCAAATAGTGGTAAAATAATACGCTTGATAAATCGATTTAAAATAGCTAGTCCTGCCCTAAAGTATATAGCAAGATTGATAAAAAATGAAAAGAGCTTTGCGTTCTTCTTTGAAAAATGCTTCTCGGCAAAGATAACCATGGCGTTGTAGAAGACAAATACATAGTTGATGCTACTTTTCTTAGTGCTTTCTCCTTTGTAATGGATAATTTGAGTTTTTGGAAAATAATAATTTTTATATCCACCTGAGGTAATTCTGTATGATAAATCAATATCTTCTCCATACATAAAGAAATCCTCATCCAGCAGCCCAACTTTATCTAACGTTTCTTTGCGCATTAACATGAAAGCTCCTGCCAAAATCTCAATTTCATTAGTTTCAAATTCGTCAAGATAACCCAAATGATACCTTCCAAATAGTTTGCTCTTAGGAAAAATGCGCGATAAACCAAAGATTTTATAAAAAGCGACAGATGGAGTGGGAAGTCCTCGTTTACTCTCTGGTAGAAACTGTCCTTTTCCATCAATCATTCGAACGCCTAAACCACCAGCGTCTGGGTGCTCATCCATGAATTTGATACATTTAATGAATGTGTCTTCTTCTACAACTGTATCGGGGTTGAGTAAGAGAATATAATCTCCTTTTGCTTGCAGGATGGCTTGATTATTCGCTTTTGAGAATCCAGCATTAAACTTATTTTCAATGAGTTTAGTTTGTGGAAATTTATTCCTTACCATATCAACAGATCCATCTATGGAATTGTTGTCAACAACAAATACTTCTCCAGTAACATCCTTTAAGGCAATATATACTGAATTGAGGCATTGCTCTAGGAAATACTCAACGTTGTAATTTACAATTACAATAGATATACGGACAGCCTGTTCGCTCAAAGTGTGAGGGCTAAAAATAAATTATTTAATGGCTATACAAGAAATTTCAATAGGAACATCCATAGGAAGTTTGGCAACCTGAACAGTTTCTCTAGCAGGAGGCTCACTTGTAAAATAAGAGCCATAAACTTCATTTACCTTTGGGAAATCATCCATTGATTTTAAGAAAATAGTACATTTCACTATGTCAGTCATCTTAAATCCTGCTGTTTCTATGAGTGCTGTAATATTATTCATTACTTGTTTGGTAGCTGATTCTATAGAACTCACTTCTAATTGTCCACTTGAAGGATTTAAAGGGATTTGACCGCTTACGTATAAGGTGTCATTTTTTAGAATCGCAGGACTATATGGTCCTATTGGAGCCGGAGCATTCGGAATCACAATTGCTTTTTTCATGTTTTGAATTTTGTACAAGTTTAGCGATTTTATGATGAATTTTAGATAGAAAATCTAAAAAAAGAAAAGCGACTTGCGTCGCTCTCCCCATATATGTCAAAGTAAATTACTTTACTTCAAA includes:
- a CDS encoding glycosyltransferase family 2 protein; its protein translation is MSEQAVRISIVIVNYNVEYFLEQCLNSVYIALKDVTGEVFVVDNNSIDGSVDMVRNKFPQTKLIENKFNAGFSKANNQAILQAKGDYILLLNPDTVVEEDTFIKCIKFMDEHPDAGGLGVRMIDGKGQFLPESKRGLPTPSVAFYKIFGLSRIFPKSKLFGRYHLGYLDEFETNEIEILAGAFMLMRKETLDKVGLLDEDFFMYGEDIDLSYRITSGGYKNYYFPKTQIIHYKGESTKKSSINYVFVFYNAMVIFAEKHFSKKNAKLFSFFINLAIYFRAGLAILNRFIKRIILPLFDFVAIISILFSLSLLWKQGHIQLPYAILKYALPGYSLTWLIVNLYTGSYDFPVKLKSYFYGTLVGTIIILVIYALLPKEVQFSRLFILLGATLTFCYFIISRFFMHLLLGQRYNLQGIKNKNFAIVGDEEEVERVQLILKNSAHKINSIHSVSPTEEKNATNSGTLNQLDQVIDIHNIDEVIFCAKNTSSETIINFMSKTADKVEFKIAQPNSMYLIGSNSVDTAGDIYLMEIENISKSSNKRNKRTLDIITSLLLLLISPIIIWFYANRIKFLRNCLNVLFGKKSWIGYFIEENTVSNIGLPNIKSGILTPIDQDNNPLLIKNMALNSKLNLIYARDYKVFTDIKILWQNRKKLDR
- a CDS encoding fumarylacetoacetate hydrolase family protein, coding for MKIICIGRNYVNHAKEMNAEVPQAPVFFMKPDTALLPKKNPFYYPEFTQNLHHECEIVIKITRVGKNIAEKFAHDYYDSMTLGIDFTARDLQDICKAKGLPWEIAKSFEHSAPIGDTFIPIQGKNIQDIQFHLEKNGEVVQQGNTKDMLFTVDKLIAYISQFMTLKIGDLIFTGTPAGVGPVQIGDHLVGYIEGEKILDLKIK
- a CDS encoding 3'-5' exonuclease — encoded protein: MNIKLTNSLCVFDIESTGLDISTDRIIEISILKISPKGEKDNLTLRINPEIEIPKESSEIHGITNQDIKDCPTFKDVANQIAEFIGSADLAGYNSNKFDIPLLAEEFLRIEHVFDMNARKFIDVQNIFHKMEQRTLVAAYKFYCKKDLENAHSALADVTATWEVLEAQISRYNELENNVDFLSDFSVNNKFEIVDFAGRLAKNEQGKISYNFGKHKGKTIEEVDKIEPGYYGWMLNGNFPLHTKAVLKKEMDRIKNHRQEQKTIYKEKETQRMENKLEALKNKFNK
- a CDS encoding 2-oxo acid dehydrogenase subunit E2, producing MSQVEIRLPKMGESVTEATITNWLKNVGDTVAMDEPLVEVATDKVDNELPSEATGTLVKILFKVDEVAQVGDVIAIISTDGSAAVETSVIEETPVAVATIEKTVNDATTSVINNHIEIGKDSPSGRFYSPLVRSIASKEGISMGELEAIKGSGQNDRVTKKDIFDYIENRGGQTTVAVEKPATPQVTISNNTPVVKEITQSVSIPLMEGDEIIEMDRMRKMIAEHMVRSKHTSPHVTSFVEADVTTIWNWRNKIKKEFEAREGENFTFTPIFIDAVTKAIKDFPGVNVSIDGDKIIQRKHINIGMAAALPSGNLIVPVIKDADQLNLLGLAKKVNELANKARNNKLSSDEISGGTYTLTNVGTFGNVMGTPIINQPQVAILATGSIRKVPAVIETPEGDFIGIRYKMFLSHSYDHRVVDGALGGQFVTRVAKYLEAFDPSTKI
- a CDS encoding Rid family detoxifying hydrolase; this encodes MKKAIVIPNAPAPIGPYSPAILKNDTLYVSGQIPLNPSSGQLEVSSIESATKQVMNNITALIETAGFKMTDIVKCTIFLKSMDDFPKVNEVYGSYFTSEPPARETVQVAKLPMDVPIEISCIAIK